A stretch of the Acyrthosiphon pisum isolate AL4f chromosome A2, pea_aphid_22Mar2018_4r6ur, whole genome shotgun sequence genome encodes the following:
- the ACYPI53115 gene encoding uncharacterized protein LOC103309692, whose protein sequence is MTSRLLPAIVHEILDNLKNDYEQRSCIEELLLSLNSVFGSTLTEHALELIDDGSVFLIVSHLRSILQIVGSRGDIYTIMETANFCTCNFFKHQVLKDKALCCKHFLAAKVALILRSFKTKNETPEGITSIMISAYSNQEF, encoded by the coding sequence atgacTAGTAGGCTACTACCTGCAATAGTCCACGAAATattggataatttaaaaaatgattatgaacAACGATCTTGTAttgaagaattattattaagctTGAACTCGGTTTTTGGTTCTACATTGACTGAACATGCTCTAGAACTAATTGATGATGGTAGTGTGTTTTTAATAGTAAGTCATCTAAGAAGCATACTTCAAATAGTTGGCTCAAGAGgtgatatttatacaataatggAAACAGCTAACTTTTGCACatgcaattttttcaaacatcaaGTATTAAAAGATAAAGCATTGTGCTGCAAACATTTTTTAGCTGCTAAAGTAGCATTAATTTTAAGaagttttaaaaccaaaaatgaaACACCTGAAGGTATAACTTCAATTATGATTTCTGCATATAGTAATCaagaattttaa
- the LOC100164157 gene encoding RCC1-like G exchanging factor-like protein: MSSKLSSKLFNLLKKTSCALCSKRYVGVNVKPENVDPFMAPYSESPKDQQRLYVWGMAEHGALGDLKIRSRERQIQFIYRPVRLRFSYSHKIKDLACGYGFTVYAVESNQYKLFGCGLNTDSQIGYHDPRKGYPLGLILATVPIQLPLKEPNTKIKAVAAGRAHTLVLTNTEGVYALGSNCYGQCGRKIIENEDFSKLRNVNNITLDDGISKIICGQDHSLFITKAGKVYSCGWGADGQTGLGHYNNESQPTIVEGDIKGEKIVKVVSSADCVLALNDQGEVFGWGNSEYGQLLLDSDKYQVNKPRKLPLSKGMGKITDIGATGSACIALNDEGVVFVWGFGILGKGPEMNQSREPTPIPSILFGRNQYNPETRVKSVYSSVFHMAAITSEGNLYTWGKNKWGQLGLGHTKDQYFPLQVSVGAAVKRVSCGVDHMVALCIPYQ; encoded by the exons ATGTCTAGTAAATTGtcgtcaaaattatttaatttattaaaaaagacGAGTTGCGCATTATGTTCAAAACGATATGTTGGTGTCAATGTTAAACCAGAAAATGTTGATCCTTTTA TGGCACCTTATAGTGAGTCACCTAAAGATCAGCAGCGGTTATATGTGTGGGGTATGGCCGAACATGGCGCTCTAGGTGATTTAAAAATCAGATCCAGAGAGCGTCAGATACAGTTCATATACAGACCTGTGAGACTAAGGTTTTCATATTCTCATAAA ATCAAGGATTTAGCATGCGGTTATGGATTTACAGTTTATGCTGTTGAAAGCAACCAATATAAACTCTTTGGCTGCGGTTTAAATACAGATTCACAGATAG GGTATCATGATCCGCGAAAAGGGTATCCTTTAGGATTGATATTAGCCACTGTACCAATTCAACTTCCTTTGAAAGAaccaaatactaaaataaaagcaGTGGCTGCTGGTCGCGCTCATACACTGGTATTAACAAACACAGAAGGTGTATATGCTTTAGGTAGTAATTGTTATGGACAATGTGGacgaaaaattattgaaaacgaAGACTTCAGTAAGCTACgaaatgtgaataatattacattagatGATGGTATTTCAAAGATAATTTGTGGCCAAGATCATag TTTATTCATAACCAAAGCTGGTAAAGTATATTCATGTGGATGGGGTGCTGATGGTCAAACTGGATTAggccattataataatgaatcacAGCCTACTATTGTTGAAGGAGACATTAAAGgtgaaaaaattgtaaaagtagTATCTTCGGCTGATTGTGTCTTAGCCTTAAATG atcaaGGTGAGGTTTTTGGTTGGGGTAATTCAGAGTATGGTCAATTACTATTAGATAGTGATAAATATCAAGTAAATAAACCAAGGAAATTACCTTTGAGTAAAGGTATGGGTAAAATCACTGATATTGGTGCTACTGGATCAGCTTGTATAGCATTGAATG ATGAAGGTGTGGTCTTTGTGTGGGGTTTTGGTATTCTGGGAAAGGGCCCTGAAATGAACCAAAGCCGTGAACCCACTCCAATACCATCAATTTTATTTGGTAGAAATCAATATAATCCTGAAACCCGAGTGAAATCTGTGTATAGTAGTGTATTTCACATGGCCGCGATTACATCTGAAGGAAATCTATACACATGGGGTAAAAATAAATGGGGCCAATTAGGTCTTGGCCATACAAAAGACCAATATTTTCCTttacaa GTTTCAGTTGGTGCTGCTGTTAAACGTGTGAGTTGTGGAGTTGATCATATGGTTGCACTATGTATACCATaccaataa